The Sceloporus undulatus isolate JIND9_A2432 ecotype Alabama unplaced genomic scaffold, SceUnd_v1.1 scaffold_1047, whole genome shotgun sequence sequence CTCGTAGTTGGTGTCAAAGTCCACAATAAAATGTATTCTAATCGCCTCTTTCTATATTGTTGGAGCCCCTCTTTATCTTGCAATGGGTGGAAATTGGTATTAAAAGAGGTTTTTGAAATTTCGCTAAACATTATTTGCACTGACTCAAATGTGCTATTTGTATCATTCAAGTTTCTAATCCAGACCTAAAGCCTACTTTGTGGCCTTGTGTGGAACAATCCAGCAAACTGCAGAATGTTAAATGCTATGAATAAAATGCTGGGTTATTTGATAAAATTCAGCTGTTAAAGTGGCCTTTTTAGGCCTTTAGACTGTATATGGGCCATTTTTTACAAGGCAAGTGTTTGGTTAATGTAGGGGTTTCAGTCATAATTGTACATTTGATCTGTGTGTAAAATGCTCAGGTGTTAAAAGTATGCCTACAATTTGATTTTCAGGGCACCATTTACTACAACAGGGAAGGTTCTTCTTGGTATGAAGGTGACTTTGTGTACAATGTAAAAAGTGGACGGGGAATAAGATGGTAAGTTTTCCAGTTTGTCAGGTTCAACAAGAATTTGAAGATGCTTCTATGAGAAACTTGGAGATCTTCAATTTCATGCATCTGTGTTGATGGCATCCTTTTTCCAAGAAGGTCTGAGTGGTTTGGTGGCTTTTTGCTAAGGAGCAGTCCTCTCTTTGAGGTGCAACCAGAAGACGTTCCGTTTTTGAAAGCCTTCTTTTCAATAGCCTTCTAGTCTTGCTctgatttaaagataaagaaTCGTAAGGAGGGAGAATTTGCCCATCCTAAACATGgaatacataaagcaggattagacttggaggaagtaggcatgaaaattggaggaatgaCCATCAACAATTGAAGACATGCAGGAGACACCATACTCCTAGTAGGAAATAGCAGACATGGGAGGATGACTGAaggaagtcaaggaagaaagtgcaaaggcagattcaCAGCTGAACATCAAGGGGAGTGAGTAACAGGGTTGTGTTTTGTTAGTTGCTGTTGTTTCAGTTCATGTCTCTAGTTTATGTGCTTTTATGTGtaaactcaataaaaatattGTCCGAAAAAGCTCTTTTTCGGAATGCAACTCCTGGAAGTTCCTAGTTAGCAGGAGTTTAATATATCCAACATCATTAATAGCTATTTATAAACTCAGCCTCATTATCTTTGAATTTTCCACTCTTCTTTTAAAGCCATTCATAACAGGTAGTGTTATGGGACTGAAGTCCACAATATTTGTGTCTCTTTTGAAACCCTGTCTTCTGCCATTGGCAATATCTACCTGATTGCTGCATCATTAATGTCCTTCTTCTTTTGATTCCCTAATAGTTATAGATCTGGGAATATCTATGAAGGCCAGTGGGAGAGGGATCTCCGTCATGGAGAAGGGCGGATGAGGTGGCTGACCACTAACCAGGAATATACTGGGAAATGGGTGAATGGGATACAGGTATGGCTTGATCAAGTCTTTGAATTGTGTTGCTTTTGAAACCATAGGCAaaaataaatcagtctcaaacGTGCTGCTAGATCCcttcctcctttattttttatgttgATCTTTtatgtaataattttatttaccaAGCactgaaaagtgactttttggactacaataatTCCCAGTGACCTCCTGCAGTTTAAAAAAACGGTTTTGAGATTAGTGACCTAACAATAATGCCCAAAATTCACACTACTGTCTTTAATGAAACAAGACCATCAGTGTTTAAACCCAGACATGGGCAGACTTCAGAACAGAAAGGACCTGATTTCAAATACTGAAATCCATTGGTGAGAGTTAGGCGCATAAAACATGTTTGGAAACAGGGATGAGGAAACCGTGGCCTTCCAC is a genomic window containing:
- the LOC121917838 gene encoding radial spoke head 10 homolog B-like isoform X2, whose product is MNFSLILKGMFSEGLITLGPMELSMRETLSRTYRCIMAFILGLMAASMKGTIYYNREGSSWYEGDFVYNVKSGRGIRCYRSGNIYEGQWERDLRHGEGRMRWLTTNQEYTGKWVNGIQVWLDQVFELCCF